The following coding sequences are from one Tolumonas lignilytica window:
- the ligA gene encoding NAD-dependent DNA ligase LigA, producing MNEIQSRMHALQQLLERYNREYYLNDAPSVPDAEYDRLMKELRDLEMTNPQWLDPNSPTQRVGGAALSAFGSVQHEQPMLSLDNVFNAEELMAFGRRIQERLYTSDTITFCCEPKLDGLAVSILYEQGELSRASTRGDGVTGEDITQNVRTIRVIPLKLQGDDLPSRIEVRGEVFMPKAGFERWNELALLRGDKVFANPRNAAAGSLRQLDPAITAQRPLAFYAYGIGVVDENTSLPDSHYERMQYLKQLGLPISGEIRQEQGVEGCQTYHDSILAKRDALPFEIDGVVFKVDSITQQQTLGFVSRAPRWAVAHKFPAQEELTRLNDVEFQVGRTGAITPVARLEPVQVGGVTVSNATLHNADEIERLGVKIGDWVIVRRAGDVIPQIVGVVLERRTAECHDICFPEKCPVCESLVERLPGEAVARCSGGLYCAAQRKEALKHFVSRKAMDVDGLGDKLIEQLVDHELVHTPADLFVLNKPQLLGLERMGEKSADKLLAALQQARATTLARFLFALGIREVGETTAQTLAQHFSDLPALQEATVEALLKVADVGEVMAKHIYYFFRQQHNLEVIQRLLAPVSEGGAGIHWQPVEKVAVDALPLHGKTLVLTGTLSQLNRDAAKQALQALGAKVAGSVSAKTDLVIAGEAAGSKLDKAQQLGVPVWGEDELVVLLRDPVGIELPVKP from the coding sequence ATGAATGAAATCCAGTCACGTATGCATGCGTTGCAGCAGTTACTCGAACGGTATAACCGTGAGTATTATCTGAATGATGCGCCTTCAGTTCCTGATGCAGAATATGATCGTCTGATGAAAGAGTTGCGGGATTTGGAAATGACAAATCCTCAGTGGCTGGATCCTAATTCCCCAACGCAACGCGTGGGCGGCGCTGCACTCAGTGCTTTTGGTTCTGTTCAGCATGAACAACCGATGTTGTCACTGGACAATGTATTTAATGCTGAAGAACTGATGGCATTTGGGCGGCGCATTCAGGAGCGTTTATACACTAGTGACACCATTACGTTTTGCTGTGAACCGAAACTGGATGGTTTGGCTGTCAGTATTTTGTATGAACAGGGCGAACTGAGCCGAGCATCCACCCGAGGCGATGGCGTTACGGGTGAGGATATCACGCAAAACGTGCGTACTATCCGAGTTATCCCATTGAAATTACAGGGTGATGACCTACCTTCACGCATTGAGGTTCGGGGGGAGGTGTTCATGCCCAAGGCGGGGTTTGAACGCTGGAATGAACTGGCGTTATTACGTGGCGATAAGGTGTTCGCCAACCCGCGTAATGCTGCGGCCGGGAGCCTGCGTCAGCTTGATCCTGCCATTACGGCACAACGTCCACTGGCTTTTTATGCCTATGGTATTGGGGTGGTGGATGAGAATACATCATTGCCGGATTCACATTACGAACGGATGCAATATCTGAAACAATTGGGATTACCGATCAGTGGTGAGATTCGTCAGGAACAAGGCGTCGAGGGTTGTCAAACTTATCACGATTCTATTTTGGCAAAGCGCGATGCGTTGCCGTTTGAAATTGATGGAGTCGTCTTCAAGGTTGACTCAATCACGCAACAACAGACACTCGGTTTTGTTTCACGAGCACCTCGCTGGGCGGTGGCTCACAAATTTCCGGCGCAGGAAGAATTAACCCGACTGAATGATGTTGAGTTTCAGGTTGGCCGTACTGGCGCCATTACGCCTGTGGCCCGGTTAGAGCCGGTACAGGTTGGCGGGGTCACAGTTTCCAATGCGACACTACACAATGCGGATGAGATTGAACGACTCGGGGTCAAGATTGGTGACTGGGTCATCGTGCGCCGGGCAGGTGATGTAATTCCGCAGATTGTCGGAGTGGTGCTGGAAAGACGCACAGCAGAATGTCATGACATCTGTTTTCCGGAAAAATGTCCGGTCTGCGAGTCTCTGGTTGAACGTCTGCCGGGAGAAGCGGTCGCACGTTGTTCTGGTGGACTGTATTGTGCGGCACAACGAAAAGAGGCGCTGAAACATTTTGTCTCCCGTAAGGCGATGGATGTGGATGGTCTGGGCGATAAGCTGATTGAGCAGTTGGTGGATCATGAACTGGTTCATACGCCTGCAGATCTGTTCGTATTGAATAAACCACAGTTGCTGGGGCTGGAGCGGATGGGCGAAAAGTCAGCAGATAAATTACTGGCGGCATTGCAACAGGCGCGTGCAACGACCTTGGCCCGCTTTCTTTTTGCATTGGGGATCCGTGAAGTGGGTGAAACCACAGCACAAACCTTGGCACAACATTTTTCTGATTTACCTGCATTGCAGGAAGCAACAGTCGAGGCCTTGTTGAAGGTAGCGGATGTCGGTGAGGTGATGGCCAAGCATATTTATTACTTCTTCCGCCAGCAACATAATCTGGAGGTGATCCAACGATTGTTGGCACCGGTCAGTGAAGGTGGGGCTGGTATTCATTGGCAACCGGTAGAAAAGGTGGCGGTTGATGCGTTACCACTGCATGGTAAAACTCTGGTATTGACAGGAACGCTCTCACAGCTGAACCGGGATGCCGCTAAACAGGCATTGCAAGCTTTGGGGGCTAAAGTGGCGGGTTCTGTTTCTGCAAAAACCGATTTGGTGATAGCAGGTGAAGCGGCGGGTTCTAAACTGGACAAAGCACAGCAGCTTGGAGTGCCGGTTTGGGGCGAAGATGAACTGGTGGTGTTATTGCGTGATCCGGTTGGGATCGAACTTCCAGTTAAGCCGTGA
- the purL gene encoding phosphoribosylformylglycinamidine synthase, producing the protein MEILRGAPALSEFRISKLKDAFAEKSLPVHDVYAEYMHFADVSAPLSEAERVILEKLLTYGPTIAEHTPTGLLVLVTPRPGTISPWSSKATNIAHNCGLKQISRLERGIAYYITADALTAEQQQTIAALLHDRMMESVFADLNAATALFAHHEPRPLTSIDVLTGGRDALVKANIELGLALAEDEIDYLLESFKKLGRNPNDIELYMFAQANSEHCRHKIFNADWTIDGQKQDKSLFKMIKNTFEQHNDYVLSAYKDNAAVMVGSEAGRFFPSPETGEYQYHQEPIHILMKVETHNHPTAISPFPGAATGSGGEIRDEGATGRGSKPKAGLSGFTVSNLQIPGHRQPWETDFGKPSRIVSALDIMIDGPLGSAAFNNEFGRPNILGYFRTYEEKVSSHNGEEIRGYHKPIMLAGGLGNIRGEHVQKGEISVGAKLVVLGGPAMNIGLGGGAASSMTSGQSAEDLDFASVQRENPEMERRCQEVIDRCWQMGEHNPILFIHDVGAGGLSNAMPELVNDGGRGGNFSLRAIPNDEPGMTPLEIWCNESQERYVLAVAADQLPLFEDLCRRERAQYAVIGEATAAQHLTLQDSHFDNKPIDLPLDVLLGKAPKMHRDVTSLQVQGKPLDLTGVTVKDAAERVMRLPTVAEKTFLITIGDRTVTGLVARDQMVGPWQIPVADCAVTAASYDTYAGEAMSMGERTPLALLDHAASARMAVAESLTNIASAQIGEMKRVKLSANWMAAAGHPGEDAGLYAAVKAVGEELCPELELTVPVGKDSMSMKTRWQQDDEQKEVIAPLSLIISAFARVDDVRNTVTPQLRTDKGETDLIFIDLGNGKNRLGASCLAQVYKQLGDKAPDVECPSQLKGFFNAMQTLVAERKLLAYHDRSDGGLFVTLAEMAFAGKTGISVQLDQLATDDLAVLFNEELGAVIQVRREEKEEILTTLAGHGLAANAYVIGTLNQKDTLCFTRNDQIVMSEPRVYFRKIWAETTHLMQRMRDNPACADSEHQAKQDVNDPGLNVNLTFDLNQDVAAPFIAKRAYPKVAILREQGVNSQSEMAAAFDRAGFSAIDVHMSDILEGRLDLAEFQGLAACGGFSYGDVLGAGEGWAKSVLFNSRARDAFQSFFHRNDTFALGICNGCQMMSNLRELIPGADLWPRFVRNESERFEARFSLVEVQQSPSVFFQGMAGSRMPIAVSHGEGRVEVRDADHLSAIQNSGTVAVRFVDHYGVATERYPFNPNGSPAGITGLTTTDGRVTIMMPHPERVMRTVANSWHPDEWGENSPWLRMFRNARVFIG; encoded by the coding sequence ATGGAAATCTTACGAGGTGCGCCTGCGCTATCCGAGTTTCGTATCAGCAAATTGAAGGATGCATTTGCTGAAAAATCCTTACCTGTGCATGATGTCTATGCCGAATATATGCACTTTGCCGATGTCTCGGCTCCCCTCTCGGAGGCGGAACGGGTAATACTGGAAAAATTGTTAACCTATGGCCCGACTATCGCAGAACATACGCCGACAGGCTTGCTGGTTCTGGTTACTCCCCGCCCTGGTACTATCTCCCCCTGGTCATCGAAAGCAACAAACATTGCACACAACTGTGGTCTGAAACAAATCAGCCGTCTGGAACGTGGCATTGCCTATTACATTACGGCAGATGCGTTAACGGCGGAACAGCAGCAAACCATTGCCGCACTGTTGCATGACCGGATGATGGAAAGTGTGTTTGCCGATCTGAATGCAGCTACGGCACTGTTTGCTCACCACGAACCACGCCCACTGACATCAATTGATGTACTGACGGGGGGCCGTGATGCTCTGGTGAAAGCCAACATCGAACTGGGTCTGGCACTGGCAGAAGATGAAATTGACTATCTGCTGGAAAGCTTCAAAAAGCTGGGTCGCAACCCGAACGATATTGAGCTTTATATGTTTGCGCAGGCTAACTCTGAGCACTGCCGTCATAAGATTTTTAATGCTGACTGGACGATTGATGGTCAGAAACAGGATAAATCCCTGTTCAAGATGATCAAAAATACGTTTGAGCAGCACAACGACTATGTACTGTCTGCGTATAAAGACAATGCGGCGGTGATGGTGGGCAGTGAAGCGGGTCGCTTCTTCCCAAGCCCGGAAACCGGTGAATATCAATATCATCAGGAGCCGATTCACATCCTGATGAAAGTGGAAACCCACAACCATCCGACTGCGATTTCTCCGTTCCCAGGTGCCGCAACTGGCTCTGGTGGTGAAATTCGTGACGAAGGTGCGACCGGTCGTGGTTCCAAACCAAAAGCGGGCTTGAGTGGTTTCACCGTCTCTAACCTGCAGATCCCGGGGCATCGTCAACCATGGGAAACGGATTTTGGAAAGCCAAGTCGTATTGTCAGCGCACTGGACATCATGATTGATGGCCCACTGGGGAGCGCTGCCTTTAACAACGAGTTTGGTCGTCCGAACATTCTGGGTTACTTCCGTACCTATGAAGAAAAAGTGTCGAGCCACAATGGTGAAGAGATCCGTGGTTATCACAAGCCAATCATGCTGGCGGGTGGTTTAGGTAATATTCGCGGCGAGCATGTGCAGAAAGGTGAAATTTCTGTCGGCGCGAAACTGGTGGTGCTGGGTGGCCCGGCGATGAATATCGGTCTGGGCGGTGGTGCTGCCTCTTCCATGACCTCTGGTCAGTCAGCCGAAGATCTGGATTTTGCATCAGTACAACGTGAAAACCCGGAAATGGAACGTCGTTGCCAGGAAGTCATTGATCGTTGCTGGCAGATGGGTGAACACAATCCGATCCTGTTTATCCACGACGTGGGTGCAGGCGGGTTGTCAAACGCGATGCCTGAGCTGGTGAACGATGGTGGCCGTGGCGGTAATTTCTCACTGCGTGCCATCCCGAATGATGAACCGGGCATGACCCCGCTGGAAATTTGGTGTAACGAATCGCAGGAACGTTATGTTCTGGCTGTGGCGGCGGATCAGCTGCCATTGTTTGAAGATTTGTGCCGTCGTGAACGAGCTCAATATGCAGTAATTGGTGAAGCGACAGCAGCACAACACCTGACACTGCAAGACAGTCATTTTGACAATAAACCGATCGATTTGCCGCTGGATGTGTTGCTGGGTAAAGCACCTAAGATGCATCGGGATGTGACCAGTCTGCAGGTTCAGGGTAAGCCATTGGATCTTACTGGTGTAACGGTGAAAGATGCAGCGGAACGTGTGATGCGTCTGCCGACCGTTGCGGAAAAAACCTTCCTGATCACCATTGGTGACCGTACCGTAACTGGTCTGGTTGCTCGTGACCAGATGGTTGGCCCTTGGCAGATCCCGGTAGCGGATTGCGCGGTAACGGCGGCGTCTTACGACACTTATGCCGGTGAAGCGATGTCAATGGGTGAACGCACACCACTGGCATTGCTGGATCATGCTGCATCTGCCCGTATGGCAGTCGCGGAATCACTGACCAACATTGCTTCTGCACAAATCGGTGAAATGAAACGCGTTAAGCTGTCTGCAAACTGGATGGCTGCAGCGGGTCATCCGGGCGAAGATGCCGGTCTTTACGCCGCAGTTAAAGCGGTGGGTGAAGAGTTGTGCCCTGAGCTGGAACTGACTGTACCGGTTGGTAAAGACTCTATGTCGATGAAAACCCGCTGGCAGCAAGATGATGAACAAAAAGAAGTGATTGCTCCGTTGTCACTGATTATCTCTGCCTTTGCCCGTGTGGATGATGTGCGTAACACCGTCACACCGCAACTGCGTACCGATAAAGGCGAAACCGACCTGATCTTTATTGATTTGGGTAATGGTAAAAATCGTCTGGGGGCTTCTTGTCTGGCGCAGGTTTACAAACAGCTGGGTGATAAGGCGCCGGATGTTGAGTGTCCATCTCAGCTGAAAGGCTTCTTCAACGCGATGCAGACATTGGTTGCTGAACGCAAATTGCTGGCTTACCACGACCGTTCCGACGGTGGTCTGTTTGTCACTCTGGCGGAAATGGCCTTTGCCGGTAAAACAGGGATCAGTGTACAGCTGGATCAGCTGGCTACCGATGATCTGGCCGTCTTGTTCAACGAAGAGCTGGGTGCAGTGATCCAGGTGCGTCGTGAAGAGAAGGAAGAGATCCTGACCACGCTGGCCGGACACGGCCTGGCAGCCAATGCCTATGTGATTGGTACCCTGAACCAGAAAGATACACTGTGCTTTACTCGTAACGATCAAATCGTGATGTCAGAGCCTCGTGTTTATTTCCGTAAAATCTGGGCGGAAACCACACATCTGATGCAACGGATGCGCGATAACCCGGCTTGTGCTGACAGCGAACATCAGGCCAAACAGGATGTGAATGATCCGGGTCTGAATGTAAATCTGACCTTCGATCTGAATCAGGATGTCGCAGCGCCGTTTATTGCCAAACGAGCTTATCCGAAAGTGGCTATCCTGCGTGAACAGGGCGTGAACTCGCAGAGCGAAATGGCGGCGGCGTTTGATCGTGCTGGTTTCAGTGCGATTGACGTGCACATGAGCGATATCCTCGAAGGTCGTTTGGATCTGGCTGAATTCCAGGGGCTGGCCGCGTGCGGTGGCTTCTCTTATGGTGACGTGCTGGGTGCCGGTGAAGGTTGGGCAAAATCGGTGTTGTTTAACAGCCGTGCGCGCGATGCGTTCCAGAGTTTCTTCCATCGCAATGACACCTTTGCATTGGGGATCTGTAACGGTTGTCAGATGATGTCAAACCTGCGCGAGCTGATCCCGGGGGCTGATCTGTGGCCACGTTTCGTTCGCAATGAATCTGAACGTTTTGAAGCCCGTTTCAGTCTGGTCGAAGTGCAACAGTCACCATCTGTATTCTTCCAGGGCATGGCTGGTTCCCGTATGCCGATCGCCGTTTCACATGGTGAAGGCCGAGTAGAAGTTCGCGATGCTGACCATCTGTCTGCTATCCAGAACAGTGGCACTGTCGCGGTACGTTTTGTGGATCACTACGGTGTTGCAACAGAACGTTATCCGTTCAACCCGAATGGTTCACCTGCAGGTATTACCGGTCTGACTACCACCGATGGTCGCGTCACGATCATGATGCCGCATCCGGAACGTGTCATGCGTACCGTTGCCAACTCATGGCATCCGGATGAATGGGGTGAAAACAGCCCATGGCTGCGCATGTTCCGTAATGCGCGCGTGTTTATCGGGTAA
- a CDS encoding DUF1439 domain-containing protein — translation MLHALLLTLSLSSQAGGPIDITEQELTRYVNQNAKYQQQYGLPGLFDVDVNIDSMQVLLGRQKAGMAQVQSNGHFTLSLPGKPAVDGTISADFEAKPRYQIQSGAVYLDNFTLTHYQIKPTEVQEEFAPLVGYLVQGLQSRLAQQPAYVLNTHDKDQRWLKQHVTRFELLPGKLRLHTDVHKTGAAQ, via the coding sequence ATGTTGCATGCTCTTCTGTTGACTCTGTCTCTTAGCAGCCAGGCTGGCGGCCCTATCGACATTACGGAACAAGAACTCACCCGCTATGTAAATCAAAATGCAAAATATCAACAACAATACGGCTTACCCGGCCTGTTTGATGTAGATGTTAATATCGACTCAATGCAAGTGTTGCTTGGCCGACAAAAAGCCGGGATGGCACAAGTACAAAGCAACGGCCACTTTACTCTTAGTTTACCCGGTAAACCGGCAGTCGATGGAACAATCAGCGCTGATTTTGAAGCAAAACCGCGATATCAGATACAAAGTGGTGCAGTCTATCTCGACAATTTCACCCTCACGCATTATCAAATCAAACCCACCGAAGTACAGGAAGAGTTTGCACCGTTAGTCGGTTATCTGGTGCAGGGGTTGCAAAGCCGGCTGGCTCAACAACCGGCCTATGTCCTTAATACACATGACAAAGATCAACGCTGGCTGAAACAGCATGTCACCCGCTTTGAACTTCTACCGGGCAAGTTGCGATTACACACAGATGTCCATAAAACAGGAGCGGCACAATGA
- a CDS encoding NlpC/P60 family protein, whose protein sequence is MNPVSRFVMPTLLRRVILLTLFLAGCQSQIESPPHYSSGLSDPVYTRTALYDQYKAWKGVPYRDGGESRRGVDCSGFVQLTFRQQFAMQLPRDTGSQAQLGHAISSRQLRPGDLVFFNIGKRTRHVGVMVEKNRFLHASTTKGVMISDLNQPYWQRSYWQARRLSQ, encoded by the coding sequence ATGAATCCTGTTTCACGATTCGTGATGCCCACTTTGTTACGCAGAGTCATACTGTTGACGCTGTTCCTTGCTGGTTGCCAAAGTCAGATAGAATCACCACCCCACTATTCATCAGGGCTCAGCGATCCGGTTTATACGCGTACCGCACTCTATGACCAATACAAGGCCTGGAAGGGCGTACCTTATCGAGATGGCGGCGAAAGCCGCAGAGGGGTAGATTGTTCCGGCTTTGTCCAACTGACATTCCGTCAGCAATTTGCCATGCAGTTACCCCGCGATACCGGTAGTCAGGCACAACTCGGCCATGCAATTTCCAGCCGACAATTACGCCCCGGCGATCTGGTCTTTTTCAATATCGGCAAACGCACTCGCCATGTGGGTGTGATGGTGGAAAAAAACAGATTCCTGCACGCCTCCACCACAAAAGGCGTCATGATTTCTGATCTGAATCAACCCTACTGGCAACGTAGTTACTGGCAGGCCCGCCGTCTGTCGCAATAG
- the cls gene encoding cardiolipin synthase, whose protein sequence is MKTQMNLLDVLYDLLGFLAFGFYVIVVVVVVFRVIMKRRPIGVSLAWLSLILAIPIVGISAYLILGEVKLGRRRAKLAQAMYRPYITWLQRLVAGFSEQPVVPSAKANPLVALIKSRLGMPLLGGNRIMLLSKPEAILDQLISDIQQAQYTCYLEFYIWQPGGRADVVAEALMQAVQRGVDCRILLDSVGSDDFFDTEWPTRLLDAGVRVVEVLPVKTWRIPLHRQDLRMHRKLVIIDEKIAYTGSMNLVDPALFKQSSGVGQWIDVMVRVMGPVVSVIWSLFIRDWEMETGERLLDAREHKPEYWIEEGHHVQLIPSGPFVGGDCIQQILLQAIYQAEKNLVLTTPYFVPDDPLVAALQSAAARGVSVQLIIPERNDSRMVNFASNAFLEELLVSGVEIYRFQKGLLHTKSVLVDDALALIGTVNLDRRSLWLNFEATLLIDDHAFATMLKELQQDYIHQGHRLQLADWQHRPWKQRMLENVFYLFSPLL, encoded by the coding sequence ATGAAAACTCAGATGAACCTGCTGGATGTGTTGTACGACTTGCTGGGTTTTCTGGCGTTTGGTTTTTATGTCATCGTGGTAGTTGTTGTTGTCTTTCGCGTCATTATGAAACGTCGTCCGATCGGGGTTTCGCTGGCTTGGCTCTCATTAATTCTGGCCATTCCGATTGTGGGAATTTCGGCTTATCTGATCCTGGGCGAGGTGAAGCTGGGACGGCGACGTGCCAAATTGGCGCAGGCCATGTATCGTCCCTATATCACTTGGTTACAGCGTCTGGTTGCGGGTTTTTCTGAACAACCGGTTGTTCCTTCGGCTAAGGCCAATCCGCTGGTTGCCCTTATCAAATCAAGGCTGGGTATGCCCCTGCTGGGTGGTAACCGCATCATGTTGCTTTCCAAGCCGGAGGCCATCCTCGATCAACTTATTAGTGATATTCAGCAGGCGCAGTACACCTGTTACCTGGAATTTTATATCTGGCAACCGGGCGGCAGGGCTGATGTCGTCGCTGAAGCCCTGATGCAAGCCGTACAACGCGGAGTGGATTGCCGGATTTTGCTGGATTCAGTGGGGAGTGACGACTTTTTTGATACGGAGTGGCCAACCCGGTTATTGGATGCGGGCGTCAGGGTGGTTGAGGTATTACCGGTCAAAACCTGGCGGATACCGTTACACCGTCAAGATCTTAGGATGCATCGTAAACTGGTCATCATTGACGAGAAAATTGCGTATACAGGCTCCATGAATCTGGTTGATCCGGCACTTTTTAAGCAGTCCAGCGGCGTGGGGCAATGGATTGATGTCATGGTTCGTGTCATGGGACCGGTGGTTTCAGTGATCTGGTCATTATTTATTCGTGACTGGGAGATGGAAACCGGAGAGCGACTACTTGACGCCCGTGAACACAAACCGGAATACTGGATCGAAGAGGGGCATCATGTGCAACTGATCCCGTCGGGGCCGTTCGTCGGGGGGGATTGTATTCAGCAGATCCTGCTACAGGCAATCTATCAGGCTGAAAAGAATCTGGTGCTGACGACCCCCTATTTTGTACCGGATGACCCGTTGGTCGCGGCATTGCAATCGGCTGCGGCGCGAGGGGTGTCGGTGCAGTTGATTATTCCTGAGCGGAATGATTCCCGAATGGTTAACTTTGCCAGTAATGCCTTTCTGGAAGAGTTATTGGTTTCCGGTGTTGAAATCTATCGCTTCCAAAAGGGGTTATTACACACCAAGAGTGTATTGGTCGATGATGCCCTGGCACTAATTGGGACGGTGAACCTGGATCGGCGTAGTTTATGGCTGAATTTTGAAGCCACGTTGCTGATTGATGATCATGCTTTTGCCACTATGCTTAAAGAGTTGCAGCAAGATTATATTCACCAGGGACATCGGCTTCAGTTGGCCGATTGGCAGCATCGCCCGTGGAAACAACGAATGCTGGAAAATGTGTTTTATCTGTTTAGCCCACTGCTGTGA
- the zipA gene encoding cell division protein ZipA has protein sequence MQDLRIVLVIVGALAIAALVIHGLWTNQRNKRAHQKNTMPKVAPASKRSAESRDVDGFDADGIGKVRVVPRNGGAPVRDAEPVISSVPEFSAGGEDDEIVAEHIEEPVTSPSEPAVAVKGNWKDVYVINISARDGAYIYGRDLKHALRILGFRFGEMDIYHRHLEMDGQGEVLFSLINMIKPGTFEPSKMDRLMTPGISLFMQLPSAGRALAHFDLMLKAADKLASEVDGILLDASRQPLNEYYLTQCREELKAYDHQ, from the coding sequence ATGCAGGATTTGCGAATTGTACTGGTTATTGTGGGCGCACTGGCCATTGCCGCACTGGTAATTCATGGCTTATGGACAAATCAACGTAACAAACGGGCGCATCAGAAAAACACCATGCCCAAAGTAGCTCCAGCCAGTAAGAGGAGCGCAGAATCCCGTGATGTCGATGGATTTGATGCCGATGGCATTGGTAAGGTGCGTGTCGTGCCTCGAAACGGTGGTGCGCCGGTGCGGGATGCAGAACCGGTTATTTCCTCTGTCCCTGAGTTTTCGGCTGGTGGAGAAGACGATGAAATTGTTGCCGAGCACATTGAGGAACCGGTGACTTCACCATCAGAACCTGCTGTTGCTGTTAAAGGTAATTGGAAGGATGTTTATGTCATCAACATTTCAGCGCGCGATGGGGCTTATATTTACGGGCGCGACCTAAAACATGCGTTACGTATTTTAGGTTTCCGCTTTGGTGAGATGGATATTTACCACCGCCATCTGGAAATGGACGGTCAGGGTGAAGTGTTGTTCAGTCTGATCAATATGATCAAACCGGGGACGTTTGAACCGAGTAAGATGGATCGTCTGATGACGCCAGGGATTTCTCTGTTCATGCAATTACCTTCGGCGGGTCGTGCGTTAGCTCATTTTGATCTGATGCTGAAAGCTGCAGATAAATTAGCCAGTGAAGTAGATGGTATTTTGCTTGATGCATCGCGACAGCCATTGAATGAATATTATCTGACACAATGTCGTGAAGAATTAAAAGCTTACGACCATCAATAA
- a CDS encoding DUF945 family protein, with translation MGSKIMLTVVGLLLAIVVSAIGASWYTAQKMDEYIQLSLENINRSNVMKASWYPKSSWPFTRNGVLHVVIFNQHMRSNAEAGPINIDDPRSLERAKERAAAPLPKRNDEPVQLFINVSNSMFPFMVSGNAALDMSRGTASELVKQKSIPAELPIAFTWKYSALTQAFKMRLSMDHWSINQPHQSVDVGAAEVSLKGDINDELELDYGWRGLKVVFSQSLQNGFEVLPIEGNSLIRNFSGILIAPEGHMILNGFRLSAPDLKVDMGKLQFDSVMYEVLAETSPLLNMKHNIALDKFLFDSPQEHFHLNDLSFGLVFSGLNKQGVEELVQEMRAEQPDFVQVMKSLNKITSKVLRLDLANCQMKLNQGRVTASGYLASLPFEVEQLIRARAAATPDPLKFMLQGDLSISAETNALTALPADMRQQLDQLRQQGFVKADSKGVSSHLLLRGGALTANDKLIPMSAPNP, from the coding sequence ATGGGTTCAAAAATTATGCTCACGGTTGTTGGCTTGTTGCTGGCAATTGTGGTGTCTGCCATTGGTGCCAGTTGGTATACCGCCCAGAAAATGGACGAATACATCCAGCTCAGCCTGGAAAATATCAACCGCAGTAATGTGATGAAAGCCAGTTGGTATCCTAAATCCTCCTGGCCTTTTACCCGAAATGGCGTGTTGCATGTCGTGATATTTAATCAGCATATGCGAAGCAATGCCGAGGCGGGGCCGATAAACATTGATGATCCTCGCTCCTTGGAACGGGCCAAAGAACGGGCGGCGGCACCTTTGCCAAAGCGGAACGATGAACCTGTGCAGCTTTTCATTAATGTGTCCAATTCCATGTTTCCTTTTATGGTGAGTGGCAATGCGGCACTGGATATGTCACGCGGCACCGCCAGTGAACTGGTGAAACAAAAATCGATCCCGGCGGAATTGCCGATTGCCTTTACCTGGAAATACTCCGCATTGACGCAGGCTTTTAAAATGCGACTGAGCATGGATCATTGGTCGATCAATCAACCACATCAATCAGTTGATGTCGGTGCGGCCGAGGTATCTCTCAAAGGGGATATCAATGATGAGCTTGAACTCGATTATGGCTGGAGAGGACTCAAAGTTGTTTTTAGCCAATCACTGCAAAACGGTTTTGAGGTGTTACCGATCGAAGGTAACTCATTGATCCGTAACTTTTCAGGTATTTTGATCGCGCCTGAAGGTCATATGATACTAAATGGTTTTCGACTGTCTGCGCCTGATCTGAAGGTGGACATGGGTAAACTGCAATTTGATTCGGTGATGTATGAGGTTTTGGCTGAAACGAGTCCCTTACTAAATATGAAACACAACATTGCACTGGATAAATTTCTGTTTGATTCGCCCCAAGAACATTTCCATTTGAATGACTTGTCGTTCGGTCTGGTTTTTAGCGGGTTGAACAAACAGGGGGTTGAAGAACTGGTGCAGGAGATGCGTGCAGAGCAACCCGACTTCGTACAGGTCATGAAAAGCCTGAATAAGATTACGTCCAAAGTATTACGACTTGATTTGGCTAATTGTCAGATGAAATTGAATCAGGGCAGGGTCACAGCCAGCGGTTATTTAGCATCGCTGCCATTTGAGGTGGAGCAATTGATCCGCGCACGCGCCGCCGCGACACCGGATCCGCTGAAGTTTATGTTGCAGGGCGATCTGTCGATTTCGGCAGAAACCAATGCCTTAACGGCGTTACCTGCCGATATGCGACAACAGCTCGATCAGCTTCGTCAGCAAGGATTTGTAAAGGCCGATAGCAAAGGCGTTAGCAGTCACTTGTTACTCAGAGGTGGTGCATTGACTGCCAATGACAAACTTATTCCGATGAGTGCTCCAAATCCATAG